The following is a genomic window from Prevotella sp. E13-17.
TCGTCCGTTCAACATCTATAAGTTTCGCAGTATGCGGGTGGATGCCGAGAAAAACGGTCCGGCACTCTATCAACACGAGAACGAGACGCGCATGACGAAGATTGGAACGTTCCTGCGTGCGCACCATCTGGATGAGTTGCCACAGCTGTGGAACGTGTTCAAGGGTGACATGGCTTTCATTGGGCCTCGTCCGGAGCGTAAGTTCTATATCGACCAGATCGTAGAGCACGACCCACGCTATTCTTATCTCTACCAGATTCGTCCGGGTGTGACGTCGTATGCAACCTTATATAATGGTTATACGGACACCATGGAGAAGATGTTGCGCCGACT
Proteins encoded in this region:
- a CDS encoding sugar transferase, whose amino-acid sequence is MTKLENGYVLDGMNEIERNIKRIVDFLIATVALVIFSPLFVICYFLVKHEDGGPAIFKQERIGRFGRPFNIYKFRSMRVDAEKNGPALYQHENETRMTKIGTFLRAHHLDELPQLWNVFKGDMAFIGPRPERKFYIDQIVEHDPRYSYLYQIRPGVTSYATLYNGYTDTMEKMLRRLELDLYYLEHRSWWFDFKILFKTFINIVFGKKF